The stretch of DNA GGAGAAAGGAATTATGGAGGAGGAAGTCGAAAAGATAATAACGGTTAGAGAACGTGAAATTTacgttttcaaattttaaagttGTTTTAGAGTGAGTTTTTCAGATATTTGGTTCAAAAAATGGCCACTAAACACTTTCTTTATAGCCTGTATTGTTATGTTGTGTTTCAAATCATGAAATTGGATTTAAATCGAATACCGGACATGAACTTACCTTCTGTTTaagctttttatttttgggttCTAACACACGAGCTTCAATGAGTTTATTTGGGCTATTTTGAATCATGTTTGGAGATTTGTATATCATTCTTACAAACCCCAGTAAATGCAGGCAGTTGCAGGGTCATGGAATCTTAAGAATCACGTACTGCTCAAATTCCAAGCTGATTGATAGTTACTGACCCCTATAAATGGCTTACAATCACATGAATGAAGCCTTGACTGTGACAAGAGGTTTAGGAATTCCTGATCAAGAGGTCATACCTGTTTATAAAAATCTGTTGAAAGTGTATGGGGATAATTTGGAATTTATTGCAGAGGAGAACTACCGTGCTCTAGTGGATGCATATTTTGAGCAGAAGGATGACAGTAAGGTTATTACTCTACTTTTCATATTTGGCCATTGTGTATGATGAGTTATAAGGAACTGGTTTGTATAGTTCAATAAAAGCATTGATGATTTTGTAGCTGCATACTAGTTTGTTGCCAAAGTTTTACTCCAACTTATTTAGCTCCGTACTCGGGCAAGTTAACTTTTTTGATATAAggaatgaagaaatgaaaacAGAGGGGGCAGGCTTTTGAAATGAATTTATCTCAGCTTAATGACTTAGTGTACTTCATTGAGTTTAAATGGATTTCTGTACAGTTAGTTATATGTAGCAACCCTTTTTAACAATCTTCCTAGATTATATAGATGTTAACTTCACTTGAAGCTCCTACATGTTCCTCGATAGAAAGGCTCAAATGGTGCAGCCACATTGCCTTATTAACTAGTGCTAGTATAGAATTAGTATGACTGTGACTATTTTTGCTCGTTACTTaactttttctattattttattttggtgGGTGGTTTTTTGTTCAGCAGGAAGGAGAGGTTAAGGGTATGAAATCTGGTAAAGAACCTGAAAGGTTTCTTTCAGTTGGAAAAGAAGAGCGTGTTTTTCCTAAATTGGATCACACAAGCAAAAAGCCAATATCAAAAGAGAGTAAAACACCTTTAACATCTTCTAGACCACAACTAAGTAAACCTTCTAAACCAAGTGAATCCAAATATCGACTAGTCCATCCACCACCAAGAAGCAATGTAGAAAACTCGAATTTTATTGAacaagttaaaaataaaatttctttgAATAAACCACCTACAGCAAAACCATTTGACAGGCCATTGGGTGAACCGAGTTCCTTGCATGTTTCTAGAGAAAAGAAGTTGTTGCCAAAGTCAAGCAATGAGAAACACTACTCGCCACTTTCTCCTAGGCCTATTTCGACAATTCACCCAGGTATattatctttttctttattgttattgttattattattattattattattattattattattattattattattattattattattattattaatgtttcAGTTATCAATTATTTAAGAGTAATACCATATTGGAACAATATGAGAAACACAATATTCTCCtcaataagaaaaaagaaaagaaatacaATATCCGGACGGGTTACCCCACTTAGTTTCAATTGTATTGAAGATGGAAGTCCAATCCTTTTCTAAGAAGGCCTATCCTTTTCCAATTTGCAATAATAGTATCAAGAGTTATCTTATGCATTTCTTCACCCTTGACCTCTATTTGGACATGTAGGCAGATGTTTGTCCATATGTCATATTGGAGTCTTTGATGTTTGTCCTTGGATGATATGAGTGCCAACAAATTTTACATTCTACCCTTATGACATTTGAATATATACTACAAATCTTTTAATGTGGTCGTGTGGGATTCTCTCATTTGGTTTGCTGTATTTAGAAATTCGACCTAGATATGAAGACGTGTACTACAAACATTCTCACATTGGAACAATTTGAGAAACACCATATTGAGATATGGTGTTACTCCACTTAGCACTTATTGCTTCTAAGTTGAAAGTTGGAACAAGGCCTAGTCCTAATTTGGAATAAACTAGAAGTTGTTGTCTTGTATTTCTTCCTCCATAAGTGTATCTGTGAATATGAACATTTGGATTTgtgattatttatatatttattcatttattttggcCGTAGAAATCTTACACGTTTGTATGTGTCCTGACATTGACTGTCTCCTTTCTGTTTATTGTTCAAATGTATTTACTGAAATTTTTTATTGCTTTTAATTTCTTCGTCATGTTGCAGAACTACAGAATCCACCCGTTACAGTTGGTGTGAAAATGGATAATCCACCTCTTAAAGTTGGTGTGAAAATGGATAATCCACCTCTTAAAAAAGCGAATAGGTGTGAAAATGGAGATACACACCCTTTTTTTAAGGTACAAAAGAAACCTTATAACTTTCTTGAGGACATTTCAAAAGGGACAGAAAAAGTGGGAATTTCACTCTTGGATGAAATTGGCAATGAGCGTATTCCAAAATTTAATTACATTCCTCAAAGCATTATCTATCAAAATGCCAATATAAATATTTCACTGGCTCGAATTGTGGACGAGGATTGCTGTTCAAGTTGTTCTGGAGATTGCCTTTCTTCATCATTACCGTGTGCCTGTGCTTGTGAAACTGGTGGAGAGTTTGCATACACACCACAAGGACTTTTAAAAGAAAAGTTTTTAAAAGCTTGTATTGATATGAAAGAGCAGCCAGAGGACCACCACTTTGTTTATTGCACAGATTGCCCTATTGAGAGGTCTAGGAATGATGACAAATTTGAGAAATGTAAGGGACACCTGGTAAGAAAGTTTATTAAAGAATGCTGGAGAAAATGTGGCTGTGACATGAAATGTGGAAACAGAGTAGTCCAACGAGGTATTTCAAGAAGATTACAGGTTAGTTTAAGGCTGAACCCTTATGAATACATGTTGGTAACAGTTCGCACTTTGCTGCTATCCGCTACgatttcttttattgtttttgtaagATATTTTCATGTATGTACTGTACTGAGTAGCTGCTACAACGATTCAGGTTTTCTTTACCAGTGAAGGAAAAGGATGGGGTGTTCGACCACTTGATCCATTGCCTGAGGGAGCATTCGTTTGTGAATACATTGGAGAAGTGTTAACCAATATGGAGTTGTACAATAGGAATAAAAAAAGCAGCAAAGATAGGCATACATATCCTGTAACACTGGATGCAGATTGGGGCTCCGAGGGGTTTCTAAAAGATGAGGAGGCACTTTGTTTGGATGGAACATATCATGGAAACGTTTCCAGATTTATCAATCATAGGTATAGTTGTTGCTTTTGCATCTTGTCAATTTTTATTGTCTCCATTTTGGAGAATCTTAGTGCTATTGTTAAGGAGAAGATGTATTTCAATGTCATATTTGGAAAAGAAGACACAATAAAAAACATAGAAGATGAATGAGCTGATTATTTTGTCAATAATAAACGAAAACAAAAATGGATGTGAagttgtactttttttttcttcttactaTTGATTTACATGAAGATAGAGTTttgaattttataaaattattccaagtttttttctttttctttgaatGAGATTACATGATCCCATGCTAGGTTTGATTAATTTGAATCAAcagttttttgagaaattacatTGTTATTTATCTTTATGATCTTTTTTCTCCTCTTAATCACTATAGGTGCTCTGATCCAAACTTGGTTGATATTCCTGTGGAAGTGGAGACACCTGACCGCCATTTTTACCATGTATGGAACATatgttttactttatttatttattttggttgcACAAAAGAAGGATTTACTTTGTAAGTTGAACAAATTGAATGcctacttttattatttttaaataacaaaatcattATATGTGGGTTTGCTTCTTTTATGCAGCTTGCATTCTTCACCACTAGGAAAGTTGCTGCTTTAGAAGAGCTTACTTGGGTAGGTACAACTACATTAAGTAGTGTTGTTAATTTTGTAGATGGTTGCCGTGTCTTTATTAGTTGGATTTCTTTGTTTGGCATTAATATCACTTTCAGGATTATGGGATTGACTTCAATGATAAGTATCATCCAATTAAGGCATTTCGTTGCTCTTGTGGAAGTCCAAATTGCAGGGACAAAACACGAAAGAGGTTAGTCTATTACTTCCTTTCATCAGTCACTAATTTTTATGGCCATTGCCAAACCACGGAAAACACTATGACGAAACTGGCATATGAATATGTCATAGCTGTTAACTCAAATTAATATGGAAAACAactatttgaaatatttttcgTAGTAATATAGCATTTGATATGTTTTAATTCGTTATTAAAcgatcaaaatattttttaattcaatattaaaaGATTAATGATCGAAACACTCATTTTACACACTGATGTAGCAATATTGTTAACCATTAATGATAAGTCACATTGTCCACTTCTAGTAAATTCACATCATTGCGTATATGTAAAAAGAGCGTGTCTAAATAATTTCATCTCCATATTATTAtttaggctaattaagatttttttccctcaaattttgacatgtaccaaatcatgtctcttgaatttttttggtggttaaaaattcttcttgaattattgagattgttagatttaaggacttctgTTTAATATCATTCAATTttattgtttcagtgattgttcatgtactaaaccatgctccccagactttgatatctaccaaatcatgcctctcaaactttgatatgtactaaatcatgccctctcaactttcatccatgttagaatttttttattagacaaaagtccttaaatctaataatctcaatagttcaagggaaatttttaacagtaaaaaaagtttaaggggcatgatttggtacatgtcaaagttcgggggaaaaaaatcctaattggcctattatttatttatacatgCAATATTGTGAAGTTTATTACACGTTAAACCATCACCAAATTGTGCATTTGTGCTATATTTGACacacaaaaaataaagtttgtaatatatttacattaatatttagtattatacttcaatacaaaattataaaatttgatgtaaaatttaatatttaatcaatattttcatcaaaaatataaaaactaataactttattattaattttattatataaaacaatgtaaaatgtttattatttaatgcAATAATTAAACTTAGTGATAAAATATTAAAGATGATAAAAGTAAATGTAAAAGTAATGCATTTATTGtgatgtaaattttttattatatcttattgtGGTCTAAATTTAATTAGGaattttgccccctgaactttgacatgtaccaaatcataccccttgaacttttaaggtcgttaaaaatgccccctaaactattaagattgtttgatttaagaacttttgtctaatttcattcaaatttactatttcagtgattgtttatgaactaaaccatgctccccagactttgatatttaacaaatcatgtccctcgaactttgacatgtactaaattatgcccctaAACTTTCAttcatattacatttttttactaaaattgaaaaaaagttcttaaatttaacaatctcaatagttcagggggcattttcaacgaccttaaaagttcagggaatatgatttggtacatgtcaaaattcagggggcaaaaatccaaattagtcaaatttaaattaacttttaGATGTTGGCACGCCACTGGAGCAAGTAATCTAGAAGATACCTATATTTTAACAATAAATCATCAATTTACACCTCTATCCTTAAAGAATTTCCAATGGAGATGCTAATAGCTTAAATGTAGCTGAGTtagccaaaaaaaaagaaaagacgaAAGTGATACAAATTTGGATTATGCAAATGTTCACCATAAATATATTccttttttacttaattttatgtcatttttattattttactagtATATTTTAGTAAGTACTaggttgtatacttaattatattgttagttttgtttttgttatgtgtatttttaaaattttataaattaaagggaattgcttattaatttttttatttttcttgaaaaataatatttaaagttttaaaattttgaaaaaaataaatacaaaatataaaatattaaaattgaacaTATTccctatattaaaaataatgatattacaaataatattaatatttatatatatttaaagtaatttaaaattgtaataagttcaattaacataaaataaataatattaatatttatatatatttaaattaatataaaattaattaatatttatcaaactaactacaatttatatatatatatttatatatatatatatgggtgactattcaatggttacatttttattgtaaccatatggttacgtttttctttaacctgtaatagcaggttactaataggtagactttccttttttagatttaattaattataattaactattttcttaaaataattaattaaatagacattccttttttaaaattatttaattataattaactattttcttaaaataattaattaaatatttaacaagacctcttttagtaattaatatttatatttaaatccttacttgaattattttaataattaagccatttaattataatatttacaaaaaaaattattttttttacaaaaattaaacttcttttgacacaaattaaaattctcttcttataataaattttcaaataattaattatttttaaatgatatttaattattttgttacaattatatgaactaagtatgaggcctcaagctaatcaatcgataacaagtgcagccattttttttcttctaaaaaatccttcaacttattttattttttactttttaaatatttaaataaataaattaaataattatgtgtaataatttaaaattaaaattacaagtataataaaatttaaattatgaaattatatgtgtataattttaaattataaaaaactttgctataaaatttttaataatttaagtataaaaaaataaattgctaaaagatccttatatagtaataaattacaaaaaattaattaataattataattaatttaattttaatatataattaatcttaattaaagttttataaggaaataaatgattaggttactttcaggttacaagttattttttatttatttttatttaatttctaaattaatcacaaccattaaatagtaatccaatggcttaaaaaaaatgtaaccatgatggttacaataaaaatgtaaccattgaaacctcttccatatatatatatatatataagggtatgctcttaatgggtattacccatatatgagtattttattcttgaccattggatcaaatatctaatggttgatatttataatcattaattaaatattaaaaaattaatattttctattttgttattctctatattcctaaaatagataaaactattaatagaaataaaaaaaatttataaatggaaatgttatttaaaaaataaaacacactaaaaaaattaacaaactattttttttaataaaaatcattttaaagattaaaaagaaaaaaagtgtatatttatctttttataaaatttcttcatactagaattctaaattgcattactgaaaataaaaaaataataattttaagctttaaactgtaatacacataaaatgtataagattttttttaaacctaaaatctttaattttataataattaacaattatttatatgttttttttttaaaaaaatacttgagcttaccaaatctataagaacaaaaccaatgaaaaaaattttaacaaaaaaaaaaaaaaaatgaaggaagaaaaaattgtcataaacattatggaataatggcaattgccaacacaagaatttcagcacaaaaaattatatttgactcctagacaagattatcatcttccaatcctaaaaatataaataatgaacaacacttcattagttattctaggagaatgattcatggtaatatcaaaaaaatcattggatggtaataatatttttctaacaatgatagcctaagtaagaactaagaagtattgtagtgttttatttttaagaatatgaatagtattaagacaattggattccacaatcaagctcctattcttctaataacaaaaacacattaatatacatgtaaatgatttttagttttacaataataaattattaataaactcataatttcataaaataataaagtagttattttaattaatttttaaaaataatttataattttttttttcaaattattagttgtaattattatttctaattttataaaaaataaatatatattttttaaaaaaaaataatttttagaaacttgccataaaaaagttattagattattaccttattaattttttttagttcccatcaatcggtattacccattaaaaagttttccatatatataaagattttattagtatatttatactttttttattattattttacataataaaattaatgataaaattattattttttatattttgaataaaattattaattaaatactaAATTTTGTATTAAGTTTTGCAATTGTACATTAGATcacattattaaaatttgatGTAAATAGGTTACAAAGTTATATTTTATGTGAAATAtagttaatttttatgtttataatGAGAGATATTTGTTGTGATATTTTGcaacacgcaagtatacgtatcgtttGAACAAGTGTTACTCACAAAGattgaggtcgatcccacgaggattgtagttaagtacgttaaaattaaattcTTACTTTTATTCGGCTAAATAGAATGTGAAGAGGAAATTAAACCAAATTCTCTCCTAAAAGTTACAAACTAAACCAAATTCTTCACACCTTTTTCCTTCACTATTGAGtcctatatataataacaataccCCTATTACAATTACACTTATGCCCTTTTTATTTAATATCCCAATGCCTATCAATACCAGTTGCCGAAAAATTAGCTTGTCCTCTCAAGGTGATGGAGTTCAACTTGTAACATTAGTAGGTGCAACCCGTAATCGCCCCTTGTCAAAGAACCAAGCCAACAAATGCAAGGTGTTCGAGTCATGAGAAAGACGCTATTGCTCAACAAGTCTACCTCGATCAAAAAACCAGCTGATATTTGCTCTCTTGGTGTACAGAACAAGTTGAAAGAGAGCCACTGCCTTGCCATCAGATGGTGCTAtgattttttcccaaaataccttGTCTTGCCCCTATCGAACACCCGGAAACAACCCATTCCAGTGgataaacaaaaaataacaagataTACACCCCCAAAAtccatagattttttttttccaaaagggATACTTCAAAATCTATAGCTTTTTGTTTGTGCTCTTGCCCCAAACCACTAGAAAAGAAATAGGGATAAGAGAAAAAATTTCCAAGAATCACAAGTTGGCTAGTTGAGTACCAATTCTGGGTTGACACACCCATTTCGATTCTCTTCCCTCTGTCAAAATTCCTTGTAGATACCAacactattttatttttgtcatcAATTTCAAGTAGCTTCTCTTGTCTACCAATCCTTATGTCCACATATACATTtcttattttgttaaaattccTATGGGGTGCTATAATGAAACTGTTTCCAGCAATATTAATGCAGATAGTTGTATCTTTTGCCAAACTTGGAACTTCAACTAGAGATGACCAACTCACAACAAAAAGATATTGCAGGTTAGATTTCAAAACCTTGAGTAAAGCGGGTATAACTTTGCCTGTGCCAGAAACTAGGAGCTTGTCTCCAAGGTGAGGGAAGAATATGCTCTTGAATGGGTCACACTTTCTAATAGTGGTTCTTCTTTCTCTGTCAAAGACTCGACGAGTAGTCTTCCCTCCAGCCACCCTCATGGAGTCTCGCCTCCCTTGTTTCCTCGTCGGTTGCCTTGAGATGCCTAGTCTGTAAGTCGCACTGTTTCCTTTCTAATCGTGTGATACAATGATGATAACCTCTTGCCACCCGAATTCCATTCTTGTAGTAGCCAAACATATTCCTCCGTCACTAAGTGGTGGTAGTTGATAGATGGGCAGTACACCCTAACATGAGGAGGATCTTGGACGAGGAAGGTGACGTTCAAACTAGGTTTACCATGCTTCCTAAGTCGTTGATGGCGAAGGGAAAAAACCAGAACACCCGAAGAAGAGAAGTTGATGTTAGGAGTCCAACCTAGATCCCACACGTGTGAAGCTATGGATAGAACTTGCGCACCGACCACCACGCCATCCGCTTGTTGCCGCCAGCAACTCGTTAGCAGCGATTGTATCTCCGATCCTACGACTTAGAAGTCGACATCTTTGATTTTGAGTAACCCAATGGTTGTCGTCTTAGCCGCTTGACAAAGAGAAGCTATTGGAAAAGAGAACCCTCTCATGACAAAGAGACGAAGAAGAAATCTGAGAAGTGTGTTGGGCTTTACCTGGGTCCTAAAGGGCTGGCCCATAAGCTTGGTTaattaaatttagaattttggtGATGTGGGCCAGATTTGGGTAATGagttaatggattgggcctgtTTAGACATGGTTTAGGGATCTGATCAATTTGCCTCTTTCTTTCAGTCGTCTTCTTCTCACAAGTGACTTCTTGTGTGCTCAACGTTAGCGATTTCATCCTCACCATGGCCAACATTTGTCCTAGCAATTGGGTCTTCTCCGGCATCACCTTCATCTGTTGGTACTTTTTTGGCGCCATTTGGAGCGTGTTGGAGTGCCGCAGTGACTTTTGGCGGAGCCGAGGACGGAGAGCCATCCTAGAGGAAGGTTGGAGGACGAATTTCGTTGTTGGCGGTGTTCGTCTCCATCGTCTCGTTTCCCCTTGCAAAGAAACAGGTTAACTGAGCCATCATTATCTCCAGTAACCGCTAAATTTTTGCTCGTGTTTTTGAAACCTCTTTTTCAACTGAGATCTAACGTCTGAAATCTCCTTCTGAATTTTTGAGCGGAAAGCCTTCATTCTTTCACCCAGTAGCTCCATACTAGTGTCCTTGGTCCCATGAACTTATGCTTCGATACCATTTGGTAGGAATTTTCCTATCAAGATTAGTCAATTGCAGAAAATAGAGAAAGAGCAGTAGTGTTTGGATAAAATGGCAGAATGCCTTTCATTAAAACCCCGGATTTCGAGAGCCTGGTTCTCTCCCAAAAGTTACAAACTAAACCAAATTCTTCACACCTTTTTCTTTCACTATTGAGtcctatatataataaaaatacccCTATTACAATTACACTTATGcccttttttatttaatatcccAATGTCTATCAATAACTTGAGCTTACTTTGCTTGAGCAGTCACCAACTTAGTTAAAGGCCTTCACCTGGATTGTCAACTTGGTTATAGCATCAAGTTCATGCATATTCGCAATTTTTTTAGATTGACCTCTTTTTGTTGACCATTGTTGGTTAGTCATGACTATCTCTTTAAGTAGTTCAAAGGTCTCATTCACACTTTTTCTCATAAAAGCCCCATCAGTTGCGACATCTATGAGTGTTGGGGTGTTGTTAACCAATCCATTGTAGAAGTTGTACACTTGCAGCCACTTTTCAATCCCATGATTAGGACACTTCCTCAATAGgtccttgaacctctcccatGCTTCATAAAGAGATTCGTTGTCTTGTTGGGTGAAGTTGTTATTTTCTGACCTCAGCTTTGCAATCTTTATAGGAGGAAAAAACTTGGAAAGAAATTTTAGGGTCAATTCCTCACAGGTGTTGATAGAATTGGGTGGCAAAAGTGCCAACTAACTCTTGGCTCGCCCCTTAATGAGAATGGGAGCAGCCTTAGCCTGATGGCGTCGTTACTAACTCCATTCATCTTGAATGTCTGACAGA from Cannabis sativa cultivar Pink pepper isolate KNU-18-1 chromosome 2, ASM2916894v1, whole genome shotgun sequence encodes:
- the LOC115720831 gene encoding histone-lysine N-methyltransferase SUVR4 isoform X8; the encoded protein is MHILSRRMTEGEVKGMKSGKEPERFLSVGKEERVFPKLDHTSKKPISKESKTPLTSSRPQLSKPSKPSESKYRLVHPPPRSNVENSNFIEQVKNKISLNKPPTAKPFDRPLGEPSSLHVSREKKLLPKSSNEKHYSPLSPRPISTIHPELQNPPVTVGVKMDNPPLKVGVKMDNPPLKKANRCENGDTHPFFKVQKKPYNFLEDISKGTEKVGISLLDEIGNERIPKFNYIPQSIIYQNANINISLARIVDEDCCSSCSGDCLSSSLPCACACETGGEFAYTPQGLLKEKFLKACIDMKEQPEDHHFVYCTDCPIERSRNDDKFEKCKGHLVRKFIKECWRKCGCDMKCGNRVVQRGISRRLQVFFTSEGKGWGVRPLDPLPEGAFVCEYIGEVLTNMELYNRNKKSSKDRHTYPVTLDADWGSEGFLKDEEALCLDGTYHGNVSRFINHRCSDPNLVDIPVEVETPDRHFYHLAFFTTRKVAALEELTWDYGIDFNDKYHPIKAFRCSCGSPNCRDKTRKRLVYYFLSSVTNFYGHCQTTENTMTKLAYEYVIAVNSN
- the LOC115720831 gene encoding histone-lysine N-methyltransferase SUVR4 isoform X7, yielding MHILSRRMTQEGEVKGMKSGKEPERFLSVGKEERVFPKLDHTSKKPISKESKTPLTSSRPQLSKPSKPSESKYRLVHPPPRSNVENSNFIEQVKNKISLNKPPTAKPFDRPLGEPSSLHVSREKKLLPKSSNEKHYSPLSPRPISTIHPELQNPPVTVGVKMDNPPLKVGVKMDNPPLKKANRCENGDTHPFFKVQKKPYNFLEDISKGTEKVGISLLDEIGNERIPKFNYIPQSIIYQNANINISLARIVDEDCCSSCSGDCLSSSLPCACACETGGEFAYTPQGLLKEKFLKACIDMKEQPEDHHFVYCTDCPIERSRNDDKFEKCKGHLVRKFIKECWRKCGCDMKCGNRVVQRGISRRLQVFFTSEGKGWGVRPLDPLPEGAFVCEYIGEVLTNMELYNRNKKSSKDRHTYPVTLDADWGSEGFLKDEEALCLDGTYHGNVSRFINHRCSDPNLVDIPVEVETPDRHFYHLAFFTTRKVAALEELTWDYGIDFNDKYHPIKAFRCSCGSPNCRDKTRKRLVYYFLSSVTNFYGHCQTTENTMTKLAYEYVIAVNSN
- the LOC115720831 gene encoding histone-lysine N-methyltransferase SUVR4 isoform X9, whose product is MHILSRRMTQEGEVKGMKSGKEPERFLSVGKEERVFPKLDHTSKKPISKESKTPLTSSRPQLSKPSKPSESKYRLVHPPPRSNVENSNFIEQVKNKISLNKPPTAKPFDRPLGEPSSLHVSREKKLLPKSSNEKHYSPLSPRPISTIHPELQNPPVTVGVKMDNPPLKVGVKMDNPPLKKANRCENGDTHPFFKVQKKPYNFLEDISKGTEKVGISLLDEIGNERIPKFNYIPQSIIYQNANINISLARIVDEDCCSSCSGDCLSSSLPCACACETGGEFAYTPQGLLKEKFLKACIDMKEQPEDHHFVYCTDCPIERSRNDDKFEKCKGHLVRKFIKECWRKCGCDMKCGNRVVQRGISRRLQVFFTSEGKGWGVRPLDPLPEGAFVCEYIGEVLTNMELYNRNKKSSKDRHTYPVTLDADWGSEGFLKDEEALCLDGTYHGNVSRFINHRCSDPNLVDIPVEVETPDRHFYHLAFFTTRKVAALEELTWDYGIDFNDKYHPIKAFRCSCGSPNCRDKTRKRKQI